The Candidatus Koribacter versatilis Ellin345 genome has a segment encoding these proteins:
- a CDS encoding DinB family protein, whose amino-acid sequence MDAAEQKLSLVSEEDARQPLRPDGWSRKEILGHLVDSACINHVRIVFATTLDGYECPKYDQDAWVVLHGYAQVPWPAILDQWRARYTWMAEMVTNLPDAALDRQFTITGFPPTTIADWINDCLQHLDHHVHQIVTVPATT is encoded by the coding sequence TCTCACTCGTTTCTGAAGAAGACGCGCGGCAACCGCTGCGTCCCGACGGCTGGTCACGGAAGGAAATCCTCGGACATCTCGTCGATTCTGCTTGTATCAATCACGTTCGGATCGTCTTTGCGACGACGCTCGACGGCTACGAGTGTCCGAAGTACGATCAGGACGCGTGGGTCGTACTCCACGGCTACGCGCAGGTGCCATGGCCAGCGATCCTGGATCAGTGGCGGGCTCGCTATACCTGGATGGCGGAGATGGTCACTAATCTTCCGGATGCCGCCCTCGATCGCCAGTTCACGATCACCGGGTTCCCACCTACGACGATTGCGGACTGGATCAACGACTGTCTCCAGCACCTCGATCATCACGTCCATCAGATCGTGACCGTACCTGCCACAACCTAG
- a CDS encoding ACT domain-containing protein, whose translation MDLRTLLAGMKPELQPQEFVYVALSLGEPIPAGLRLFATIAEKEGNTLILERSEAERAGLSFAFPCRMITLTVHSALEAVGFLAAIAAKLTQAGIPANTISAFYHDHLFIPASKADAAMAVLRSLSAD comes from the coding sequence ATGGATCTTCGGACGCTTCTCGCAGGGATGAAGCCCGAACTGCAGCCGCAGGAGTTCGTGTACGTCGCGCTTTCGCTCGGCGAGCCGATACCGGCAGGACTTCGCCTGTTCGCTACGATCGCTGAGAAAGAAGGAAATACGTTGATCCTCGAACGTAGCGAGGCTGAACGCGCCGGGCTTTCCTTCGCGTTTCCCTGTCGGATGATCACCCTCACCGTCCACTCGGCGCTCGAAGCGGTTGGGTTTCTCGCCGCGATCGCAGCTAAGCTGACGCAAGCCGGAATTCCCGCGAACACAATCTCTGCGTTCTACCACGATCATCTGTTCATACCCGCGAGCAAGGCTGACGCGGCGATGGCAGTACTTCGCAGTTTGTCTGCAGACTAG